From the Clostridium sp. Marseille-P299 genome, one window contains:
- a CDS encoding ABC transporter substrate-binding protein: MKKKLKKYAGLGLALTLTLTTLVGCGTKSDSTGSSGNGVFKIGAIGPTTTGTAVYGQAVKNGAQLAVDEINKAGGVNGVKLELNFQDDENDPEKSVNAYNTLKDWGMQMLLGTVTSTPCVAVAAEAEVDNMFLLTPSGSAVECIAGANAFRVCFSDPDQGLKSAQYIGEHKLATKVAVIYDSSDVYSSGVYEKFLSESKNQGIEVVAAEAFTADSKTDFSVQLQKAKESGAELVFLPIYYTEAALILTQANGMGYEPMFFGCDGLDGILAVENFDLALAEDVMLLTPFAADAEDELTKNFVSAFKNAYNEIPNQFAADGYDGVYAIKAAIEKAGVTPDMSASDICDALKVSMTEIEIDGVTGENMTWTVDGEPNKAPKAVKIVDGAYTAM; this comes from the coding sequence TTGGTTGTGGAACCAAATCTGATAGCACTGGATCTAGTGGTAATGGTGTATTTAAAATTGGGGCGATTGGTCCTACAACTACGGGAACAGCAGTTTATGGTCAAGCAGTAAAGAATGGTGCACAATTAGCTGTTGACGAAATTAATAAAGCCGGCGGTGTAAACGGTGTGAAATTAGAATTGAATTTTCAGGATGATGAAAATGATCCAGAAAAATCTGTGAATGCATATAATACGCTAAAAGACTGGGGAATGCAGATGCTTTTAGGAACAGTAACTTCTACTCCATGTGTAGCTGTAGCTGCTGAGGCAGAAGTAGATAATATGTTTTTATTAACACCATCTGGATCTGCAGTAGAATGTATTGCAGGTGCAAATGCATTCCGTGTGTGTTTCTCAGACCCTGATCAAGGTTTGAAATCTGCACAGTACATAGGTGAACATAAGTTAGCAACAAAAGTAGCTGTTATTTATGATAGTTCTGATGTATATTCTTCTGGTGTTTATGAGAAATTTTTAAGTGAATCTAAAAATCAAGGAATTGAAGTTGTAGCAGCGGAAGCATTTACAGCAGATAGTAAAACAGATTTCTCTGTTCAGTTACAAAAGGCGAAGGAATCTGGTGCGGAATTAGTATTTCTTCCAATTTATTATACAGAAGCAGCACTCATTCTTACACAAGCAAATGGCATGGGATATGAACCAATGTTCTTTGGATGTGATGGACTTGACGGAATTTTAGCAGTAGAAAATTTTGATTTAGCACTTGCAGAAGACGTAATGTTATTAACTCCTTTCGCAGCAGATGCAGAAGATGAATTAACTAAGAATTTCGTTTCTGCGTTCAAGAATGCTTATAATGAAATTCCTAATCAGTTTGCAGCTGATGGATATGATGGTGTATATGCAATAAAAGCTGCTATTGAAAAAGCTGGCGTAACTCCAGATATGAGTGCTTCTGATATTTGTGATGCATTAAAGGTATCTATGACTGAAATAGAAATTGATGGTGTAACTGGTGAGAATATGACATGGACTGTAGATGGAGAGCCAAATAAAGCTCCAAAAGCTGTTAAAATCGTTGATGGCGCTTATACAGCAATGTAA